From the Cryptomeria japonica chromosome 2, Sugi_1.0, whole genome shotgun sequence genome, one window contains:
- the LOC131071342 gene encoding beta-amylase 1, chloroplastic-like: protein MGTFHPGSKCYADFMRSFKESFQDFLGETIVEVQVGIGPAGELRNPSYPEANGTWRFPGIGAFQCYDKYMKASLKAVAEAKGKEQWGYGGPSDAGNYNNWPEDTPFFKDDGGWKTEYGRCLTCLIYIGGYYCILAKKM from the exons ATGGGGACTTTCCACCCAGGAAGCAAG TGCTATGCAGATTTCAtgagaagcttcaaggagagtttccAGGACTTTCTTGGGGAAACTATTGTG GAAGTTCAAGTGGGGATAGGACCTGCAGGGGAGTTAAGGAATCCATCTTATCCAGAGGCTAATGGTACATGGAGATTCCCTGGGATTGGTGCTTTCCAATGCTATGATAAG TATATGAAGGCTAGCCTGAAAGCTGTGGCCGAAGCTAAAGGAAAAGAGCAGTGGGGTTATGGAGGACCAAGCGATGCTGGGAACTACAACAATTGGCCAGAGGATACACCCTTTTTCAAGGATGATGGTGGCTGGAAAACTGAGTATGGAAGATGCTTGACATG TTTGATCTACATTGGTGGCTATTATTGCATTCTTGCCAAAAAAATGTAA